The DNA segment ACAACCCCCTGTTCATTACAAGTATATTTAGGGTTAGGTAAAGCTAAAGCTTTACGCCCTGCAAGGTTATACTTGCCATTACCCGTTCCAGTACTACCTCCACCGTTACCATAAGCACCATTAAGACTACCGTCAAGCTTACCTGCATCACCAGGTTTATTATCTTTACCTTGCCCACCTTCTTCTTTCCCATCCGATTTAGGACCATTTAGAATACTTGAGAGCGCATCTGTAGTACTCTTAGATGGTGTTGGAGGGGTTGGCTCAGGTTTAGGTTTTACAGGCTCTTCTTTTGGCTTTTTTTCCTCCTTAGGCTTCTCTTTGGTAATTACAGGTGCATCATCTACATCTTGTGTCAATACATCATCTACAGCAGGTGTAGGATCTGTAGGAGTAGACTCTGCAGGTTGCGGAGCAGATTTTATTGGCTCTGTAGGTTGTATATCGCCCATCCCCATATCAGTAGTACCAAAGTTTATCGCGATACCATTCTCTGGCGGCGGATCCATAAAAGACATCCCGAGAAACAGGCACAAAAGCAACAGTACCGCAAAGATTGCTGCTGTAATTGCAAATGATTTTTTTTCTTCTTTAGTCTCTAAATATTTCATAACCGCTTATTTCTATTTTGGGTCAACTGCCAGTACTATTTTATATTGGTTAGTTTGCGCTATAGCCATAACATTAACGGCTTTTTCTATAGGCACACCTTGCTCTACACGTAGTACTATGGCTTTATCTTTCGCTCCTGCCATTAACGATACTAGTTTACTTTCAAGACCCGCCTCAGTAACAGGTTCAGTATCTATATAGTACTCTAAGTCCTTTGTTATGTTTACCGATACATTTTGGTTGTTCTCCGTTCTTCCCTTTGCTTTAGGCAAGTTCAGGTCAAGCGCACTGGTAGTAACCATTGTAGAGGTAATCATAAAGAATATCAATAACAGGAATACAATATCCGTCATCGATGACATATTAA comes from the Flavobacterium arcticum genome and includes:
- a CDS encoding ExbD/TolR family protein; amino-acid sequence: MQFRSRNRVTPEFNMSSMTDIVFLLLIFFMITSTMVTTSALDLNLPKAKGRTENNQNVSVNITKDLEYYIDTEPVTEAGLESKLVSLMAGAKDKAIVLRVEQGVPIEKAVNVMAIAQTNQYKIVLAVDPK
- a CDS encoding energy transducer TonB family protein codes for the protein MKYLETKEEKKSFAITAAIFAVLLLLCLFLGMSFMDPPPENGIAINFGTTDMGMGDIQPTEPIKSAPQPAESTPTDPTPAVDDVLTQDVDDAPVITKEKPKEEKKPKEEPVKPKPEPTPPTPSKSTTDALSSILNGPKSDGKEEGGQGKDNKPGDAGKLDGSLNGAYGNGGGSTGTGNGKYNLAGRKALALPNPKYTCNEQGVVVVQIAVDKSGKVISATPGARGTTNTAKCLQDQAKAAAMSAKFDEGDTDKQVGTIVYNFKLTD